A window of the Chaetodon trifascialis isolate fChaTrf1 chromosome 9, fChaTrf1.hap1, whole genome shotgun sequence genome harbors these coding sequences:
- the npat gene encoding protein NPAT isoform X1 yields MLLPSDVARLVLGYLQEEGLSSTSQAFIHESPNLKEYADHTTGDGTIPACLFSVFGKGLTTILNEYVATKTKESCHEVPAVMTSLWKKLDFTLNQIKSLQNSPNTSACQRTRSRIGVANMARQRVLAVASAGAVVCSSVSETSAVISPAQISHGMFGHSTPVSYTAPHTRPAAGSDTHQQIHDVRLNTSRDSPAQIIISEHRLNSGPMSPGRRKWDTPRKRGGAVSGSSGPGRCATTASSLNAEAQPEEAVDENFPQLVIQNARDKILGDRSLQEKLAENINKILASDPVPQTSKATSSAMEADQSIDEILGLQGEIHMSDDAIHDILEQTESDPAFQALYDLFDYNKTRFIDGEPGDGDIGSNPEEGDTAGPSPAVRPLQSDDPGATHRDATASDATPVTVKTRTGQERKTRKSTTTTTTLLKKKVLGPSGKASRIENSSARLLVSHGEHRGASSAAVDSNRKDKASLFNNNVFVTPMDITEPLNTPPLPLNSMAALESALKYSTSTTTTIGDSATVPSSGASAAFAGPDVIPASNVDKKQENKQTQGSKEQLAIAPLALSQPTFLSPVQVELNNTPTLTADLPLMSISSSVGSTQPVFTLSVTPESASSTTASTATPFTTTSGSPTSASTSVTLKATTVSSTPTSPISSSSCAPVGATPDPPSTNHTAPSKATADSNIVSLKIIISDNQEEESSSDPAPQAVSSISRDKIPTIYLSSPAKSPGGPGTPKANLDEAAQAVSGLQSSEVHASPLGCKAGAVVASPLAGTSQLQQNYIIQLPLDTTTPAVQGATASYFLVTEPPTTDTQTRQVLLSTGVSKGQPLPNQYGVTTPTHAQGYSTGSALILPSPLKPMMLPVSVVGQNTVGKVQMVSNQLVALPNTVPVPQSETVKPKSPTMAIKWSTTAGAEQQLTSKSVQPQSTENTGQQDSAKGPRHRRILCFDASSEVEPQTVKTTGTTSPPATNTVTSQTVQQTEKDNTQLVTRTKPAILGGNKPKRRVQTVRCSADPKTDGGFVREAEKPKPPQQHQKDPVKRNSRKQDHSIQNQELARASASRVDTSKPETSKNSESGKRSKSTDRKHSHNKDGDGAKAKDSHSSSSLSSDSALKSGTRKEKEETSRKELAEKTPAKSSEGRAEKRTPSQEMPSVTANKENEIKGSMQEQQLTPSSSASRDFSPPAITQPTSNPQSQTTKTPSKTISLVKQAAVMLHDIHGVNSPSTPVKRPGADAGLSRISGSGCNQEEPPECPRTPSRQKKGKDGEATPKHLMPPNTPDIPTCSPASETGSENSINMAAHTLMILSRAAIARTGTPLKDSLRQEGVGEKLPTSSKNSKKRKPSSPTSSPPPKKDREKKKLVDCFPHDLDVDKFLSSLHYDE; encoded by the exons ATGCTGTTACCGTCCGACGTCGCTCGGCTTGTTTTGG GATACCTTCAAGAAGAGGGACTATCCTCAACGAGCCAAGCTTTCATTCACGAGAGCCCGAACCTGAAGGAGTACGCCGACCACACCACAGGAGATGGGACCATtcctgcttgtttgttt TCTGTCTTTGGTAAAGGCCTAACAACCATCTTAAACGAGTATGTGGCCACTAAAACAAAAG AGTCCTGTCATGAGGTGCCTGCCGTGATGACTTCATTGTGGAAAAAGCTGGATTTTACACTCAACCAGATCAA GTCATTGCAGAACTCTCCCAATACATCAGCATGTCAAAGAA CTCGTTCACGCATTGGAGTGGCAAACATGGCTCGACAGCGGGTCTTGGCCGTGGCTTCGGCTGGTGCTGTCGTCTGCTCATCGGTCTCTGAAACGAGCGCCGTCATCAGCCCTGCGCAGATCTCCCACGGCATGTTCGGCCACTCCACCCCTGTGAGCTACACCGCCCCGCACACCCGACCAGCTGCTGGCAgtgacacacaccagcagatcCACGATGTCAGACTAAATACGTCCA GGGATTCGCCTGCACAGATAATTATCTCAGAACATCGGCTAAATTCAGGCCCAATGTCTCCTGGACGACGGAAATG GGACACCCCCAGGAAGAGAGGTGGTGCTGTGAGTGGGTCCAGTGGCCCTGGCAGATGTGCCACAACTGCCAGTAGCCTCAATGCAGAAGCCCAACCTGAGGAGGCAGTCGATGAGAACTTTCCT CAACTTGTGATACAAAATGCACGTGACAAGATATTGGGTGACCGGTCATTACAAGAGAAGCTagctgaaaacatcaacaaaatccTCGCCAG TGACCCAGTGCCCCAAACATCAAAGGCCACTTCAAGTGCAATGGAGGCAGACCAGTCTATAGATGAAATCCTCGGATTACAG GGAGAAATCCACATGAGTGATGATGCAATCCACGATATTTTGGAGCAAACGGAGTCTGACCCAGCTTTTCAGGCCCTCTATGACCTCTTCGATTACA acaaaaccaGATTCATTGATGGAGAACCAGGGGATGGAGATATTGGCAGTAATCCAGAAGAGGGTGACACTGCTGGACCTTCACCTGCAGTCAGACCCCTTCAGAGTGATGATCCAG GTGCTACACACAGAGATGCCACTGCTTCGGATGCAAcaccagtgacagtgaagacaaGAACTGGACAAGAGCGTAAAACCAGAAAatctaccaccaccaccaccaccttgtTAAAGAAGAAAGTTCTTGGCCCCAGTGGCAAAGCATCCAGAATCGAAAACAGTTCAGCCAGATTGTTAGTGAGTCATGGGGAGCACCGAGGTGCCTCGTCTGCTGCAGTGGActcaaacagaaaagacaaggCCTCACTCTTCAATAACAATGTTTTTGTAACACCAATGGATATTACTGAACCGTTGAATACACCGCCCCTTCCTTTAAACAGTATGGCCGCTCTGGAGTCTGCTTTAAAGTACAGCACCTCCACCACAACAACCATCGGCGATTCAGCCACAGTTCCCTCATCAGGAGCCTCTGCTGCATTTGCTGGGCCAGACGTGATACCAGCCTCTAATGTGGACAAAAAACAGgagaataaacaaacacaaggaTCTAAAGAACAACTTGCTATAGCCCCCTTAGCTCTCAGTCAACCTACTTTTTTGTCTCCTGTACAAGTTGAACTGAACAATACTCCAACACTGACTGCAGATCTACCTCTTATGTCAATTTCAAGCAGTGTAGGAAGCACTCAACCAGTGTTTACTCTGTCAGTAACACCCGAATCTGCCTCTTCCACGACTGCTTCCACTGCGACACCATTCACAACAACATCTGGCTCACCCACATCTGCCTCTACCTCTGTGACACTTAAAGCAACAACTGTCTCATCGACACCAACCTCACCCATATCATCCTCCTCTTGTGCCCCAGTTGGTGCAACACCTGATCCTCCATCCACTAACCACACCGCCCCAAGCAAGGCCACTGCTGACTCCAATATAGTTTCTTTGAAGATTATTATCAGTGATAACCAGGAGGAGGAATCCTCCAGTGACCCGGCCCCTCAGGCAGTTTCTAGCATTTCCAGAGACAAGATCCCCACCATATATCTTTCCTCTCCAGCTAAGTCCCCTGGAGGCCCTGGCACACCAAAGGCTAATTTGGATGAGGCAGCACAGGCAGTGAGTGGCTTGCAAAGCTCTGAGGTACATGCTAGTCCTCTCGGCTGTAAGGCCGGGGCTGTAGTAGCGTCCCCATTAGCAGGGACATCACAGCTCCAGCAAAACTACATCATTCAACTACCCCTGGACACCACCACCCCTGCTGTCCAAGGAGCCACTGCCAGCTATTTCCTTGTGACTGAACCTCCAACTACAGATACTCAAACTAGACAGGTGCTACTGTCCACTGGTGTCTCTAAGGGACAGCCTTTGCCTAACCAGTATGGGGTCACCACACCAACTCACGCTCAAGGCTACTCCACAG GGTCAGCACTCATCTTACCATCACCTCTTAAGCCTATgatgcttcctgtttctgttgtggGGCAGAATACTGTGGGGAAGGTCCAGATGGTGTCCAATCAG cttgttgcCCTACCAAACACAGTACCAGTACCACAGTCAGAAACGGTCAAGCCCAAATCTCCCACAATGGCAATCAAATGGTCTACAACTGCTG GCGCTGAGCAACAGCTTACCAGCAAGTCAGTTCAACCTCAGTCGACTGAAAACACAGGCCAGCAGGATTCAGCAAAGGGTCCTCGACATAGGAGAATATTATGTTTTGACGCTTCTTCAGAAGTTGAACCACAAACTGTTAAAACAACAGGAACCACCTCACCGCCAGCTACAAATACAGTGACATCACAAACTGTCCAGCAGACTGAGAAAGATAATACACAGCTGGTTACTCGAACAAAGCCTGCCATCTTGGGTGGAAACAAGCCCAAGAGGAGGGTACAGACTGTCAGATGCTCAGCAGATCCCAAGACTGATGGAGGCTTtgtgagggaggcagagaagcCCAAGCCTCCACAACAACACCAGAAAGACCCTGTGAAAAGGAACTCTCGCAAACAAGATCATAGCATCCAGAACCAAGAGCTTGCCAGGGCAAGCGCCAGCAGGGTTGATACCTCAAAACCTGAGACTTCGAAAAACTCAGAATCAGGCAAGAGATCCAAATCTACGGACAGGAAGCACAGTCATAATAAGGATGGTGATGGAGCAAAAGCTAAGGACTCTCATAGTTCCAGCTCATTGTCGTCTGATTCTGCACTGAAATCAGGAACtagaaaggagaaagaggagaccAGCAGGAAAGAACTCGCAGAAAAAACTCCTGCCAAGTCATCTGAGGGGCGAGCAGAAAAGAGGACGCCCTCTCAGGAGATGCCGAGTGTGACGGCGAACAAGGAGAATGAAATTAAAGGTAGCATGCAAGAACAGCAGTTAACCCCTTCATCCTCGGCATCAAGAGACTTCAGCCCTCCAGCTATCACCCAGCCTACATCTAATCCTCAGTCCCAGACTACAAAAACCCCCTCAAAGACCATCTCTCTGGTCAAACAGGCAGCTGTGATGCTGCATGACATCCATGGCGTCAACTCTCCCTCCACCCCAGTCAAGAGACCCGGAGCAGACGCTGGTCTTTCCCGGATCTCTGGGTCTGGATGTAACCAAGAGGAGCCCCCTGAATGTCCCAGAACTCCTTCCAGACAGAAGAAGGGTAAAGACGGAGAGGCGACTCCCAAGCATCTAATGCCTCCCAACACCCCGGATATCCCCACCTGCAGTCCAGCCAGTGAGACTGGCAGTGAAAACAGCATAAACATGGCTGCTCACACACTCATGATTCTTTCCCGCGCTGCTATTGCCAGGACAGGCACTCCACTCAAGGACAGTTTGCGTCAGGAGGGAGTGGGAGAAAAGTTGCCCACAAGCTCAAAGAATTCCAAGAAACGCAAACCGTCATCTCCCACAAGCAGCCCGCCTCCAAAGAAAGACCGG GAAAAGAAGAAACTTGTTGATTGCTTTCCCCATGACTTGGATGTGGATAAGTTCTTGTCTTCACTTCACTATGATGAGTGA
- the npat gene encoding protein NPAT isoform X2: MSPGRRKWDTPRKRGGAVSGSSGPGRCATTASSLNAEAQPEEAVDENFPQLVIQNARDKILGDRSLQEKLAENINKILASDPVPQTSKATSSAMEADQSIDEILGLQGEIHMSDDAIHDILEQTESDPAFQALYDLFDYNKTRFIDGEPGDGDIGSNPEEGDTAGPSPAVRPLQSDDPGATHRDATASDATPVTVKTRTGQERKTRKSTTTTTTLLKKKVLGPSGKASRIENSSARLLVSHGEHRGASSAAVDSNRKDKASLFNNNVFVTPMDITEPLNTPPLPLNSMAALESALKYSTSTTTTIGDSATVPSSGASAAFAGPDVIPASNVDKKQENKQTQGSKEQLAIAPLALSQPTFLSPVQVELNNTPTLTADLPLMSISSSVGSTQPVFTLSVTPESASSTTASTATPFTTTSGSPTSASTSVTLKATTVSSTPTSPISSSSCAPVGATPDPPSTNHTAPSKATADSNIVSLKIIISDNQEEESSSDPAPQAVSSISRDKIPTIYLSSPAKSPGGPGTPKANLDEAAQAVSGLQSSEVHASPLGCKAGAVVASPLAGTSQLQQNYIIQLPLDTTTPAVQGATASYFLVTEPPTTDTQTRQVLLSTGVSKGQPLPNQYGVTTPTHAQGYSTGSALILPSPLKPMMLPVSVVGQNTVGKVQMVSNQLVALPNTVPVPQSETVKPKSPTMAIKWSTTAGAEQQLTSKSVQPQSTENTGQQDSAKGPRHRRILCFDASSEVEPQTVKTTGTTSPPATNTVTSQTVQQTEKDNTQLVTRTKPAILGGNKPKRRVQTVRCSADPKTDGGFVREAEKPKPPQQHQKDPVKRNSRKQDHSIQNQELARASASRVDTSKPETSKNSESGKRSKSTDRKHSHNKDGDGAKAKDSHSSSSLSSDSALKSGTRKEKEETSRKELAEKTPAKSSEGRAEKRTPSQEMPSVTANKENEIKGSMQEQQLTPSSSASRDFSPPAITQPTSNPQSQTTKTPSKTISLVKQAAVMLHDIHGVNSPSTPVKRPGADAGLSRISGSGCNQEEPPECPRTPSRQKKGKDGEATPKHLMPPNTPDIPTCSPASETGSENSINMAAHTLMILSRAAIARTGTPLKDSLRQEGVGEKLPTSSKNSKKRKPSSPTSSPPPKKDREKKKLVDCFPHDLDVDKFLSSLHYDE; this comes from the exons ATGTCTCCTGGACGACGGAAATG GGACACCCCCAGGAAGAGAGGTGGTGCTGTGAGTGGGTCCAGTGGCCCTGGCAGATGTGCCACAACTGCCAGTAGCCTCAATGCAGAAGCCCAACCTGAGGAGGCAGTCGATGAGAACTTTCCT CAACTTGTGATACAAAATGCACGTGACAAGATATTGGGTGACCGGTCATTACAAGAGAAGCTagctgaaaacatcaacaaaatccTCGCCAG TGACCCAGTGCCCCAAACATCAAAGGCCACTTCAAGTGCAATGGAGGCAGACCAGTCTATAGATGAAATCCTCGGATTACAG GGAGAAATCCACATGAGTGATGATGCAATCCACGATATTTTGGAGCAAACGGAGTCTGACCCAGCTTTTCAGGCCCTCTATGACCTCTTCGATTACA acaaaaccaGATTCATTGATGGAGAACCAGGGGATGGAGATATTGGCAGTAATCCAGAAGAGGGTGACACTGCTGGACCTTCACCTGCAGTCAGACCCCTTCAGAGTGATGATCCAG GTGCTACACACAGAGATGCCACTGCTTCGGATGCAAcaccagtgacagtgaagacaaGAACTGGACAAGAGCGTAAAACCAGAAAatctaccaccaccaccaccaccttgtTAAAGAAGAAAGTTCTTGGCCCCAGTGGCAAAGCATCCAGAATCGAAAACAGTTCAGCCAGATTGTTAGTGAGTCATGGGGAGCACCGAGGTGCCTCGTCTGCTGCAGTGGActcaaacagaaaagacaaggCCTCACTCTTCAATAACAATGTTTTTGTAACACCAATGGATATTACTGAACCGTTGAATACACCGCCCCTTCCTTTAAACAGTATGGCCGCTCTGGAGTCTGCTTTAAAGTACAGCACCTCCACCACAACAACCATCGGCGATTCAGCCACAGTTCCCTCATCAGGAGCCTCTGCTGCATTTGCTGGGCCAGACGTGATACCAGCCTCTAATGTGGACAAAAAACAGgagaataaacaaacacaaggaTCTAAAGAACAACTTGCTATAGCCCCCTTAGCTCTCAGTCAACCTACTTTTTTGTCTCCTGTACAAGTTGAACTGAACAATACTCCAACACTGACTGCAGATCTACCTCTTATGTCAATTTCAAGCAGTGTAGGAAGCACTCAACCAGTGTTTACTCTGTCAGTAACACCCGAATCTGCCTCTTCCACGACTGCTTCCACTGCGACACCATTCACAACAACATCTGGCTCACCCACATCTGCCTCTACCTCTGTGACACTTAAAGCAACAACTGTCTCATCGACACCAACCTCACCCATATCATCCTCCTCTTGTGCCCCAGTTGGTGCAACACCTGATCCTCCATCCACTAACCACACCGCCCCAAGCAAGGCCACTGCTGACTCCAATATAGTTTCTTTGAAGATTATTATCAGTGATAACCAGGAGGAGGAATCCTCCAGTGACCCGGCCCCTCAGGCAGTTTCTAGCATTTCCAGAGACAAGATCCCCACCATATATCTTTCCTCTCCAGCTAAGTCCCCTGGAGGCCCTGGCACACCAAAGGCTAATTTGGATGAGGCAGCACAGGCAGTGAGTGGCTTGCAAAGCTCTGAGGTACATGCTAGTCCTCTCGGCTGTAAGGCCGGGGCTGTAGTAGCGTCCCCATTAGCAGGGACATCACAGCTCCAGCAAAACTACATCATTCAACTACCCCTGGACACCACCACCCCTGCTGTCCAAGGAGCCACTGCCAGCTATTTCCTTGTGACTGAACCTCCAACTACAGATACTCAAACTAGACAGGTGCTACTGTCCACTGGTGTCTCTAAGGGACAGCCTTTGCCTAACCAGTATGGGGTCACCACACCAACTCACGCTCAAGGCTACTCCACAG GGTCAGCACTCATCTTACCATCACCTCTTAAGCCTATgatgcttcctgtttctgttgtggGGCAGAATACTGTGGGGAAGGTCCAGATGGTGTCCAATCAG cttgttgcCCTACCAAACACAGTACCAGTACCACAGTCAGAAACGGTCAAGCCCAAATCTCCCACAATGGCAATCAAATGGTCTACAACTGCTG GCGCTGAGCAACAGCTTACCAGCAAGTCAGTTCAACCTCAGTCGACTGAAAACACAGGCCAGCAGGATTCAGCAAAGGGTCCTCGACATAGGAGAATATTATGTTTTGACGCTTCTTCAGAAGTTGAACCACAAACTGTTAAAACAACAGGAACCACCTCACCGCCAGCTACAAATACAGTGACATCACAAACTGTCCAGCAGACTGAGAAAGATAATACACAGCTGGTTACTCGAACAAAGCCTGCCATCTTGGGTGGAAACAAGCCCAAGAGGAGGGTACAGACTGTCAGATGCTCAGCAGATCCCAAGACTGATGGAGGCTTtgtgagggaggcagagaagcCCAAGCCTCCACAACAACACCAGAAAGACCCTGTGAAAAGGAACTCTCGCAAACAAGATCATAGCATCCAGAACCAAGAGCTTGCCAGGGCAAGCGCCAGCAGGGTTGATACCTCAAAACCTGAGACTTCGAAAAACTCAGAATCAGGCAAGAGATCCAAATCTACGGACAGGAAGCACAGTCATAATAAGGATGGTGATGGAGCAAAAGCTAAGGACTCTCATAGTTCCAGCTCATTGTCGTCTGATTCTGCACTGAAATCAGGAACtagaaaggagaaagaggagaccAGCAGGAAAGAACTCGCAGAAAAAACTCCTGCCAAGTCATCTGAGGGGCGAGCAGAAAAGAGGACGCCCTCTCAGGAGATGCCGAGTGTGACGGCGAACAAGGAGAATGAAATTAAAGGTAGCATGCAAGAACAGCAGTTAACCCCTTCATCCTCGGCATCAAGAGACTTCAGCCCTCCAGCTATCACCCAGCCTACATCTAATCCTCAGTCCCAGACTACAAAAACCCCCTCAAAGACCATCTCTCTGGTCAAACAGGCAGCTGTGATGCTGCATGACATCCATGGCGTCAACTCTCCCTCCACCCCAGTCAAGAGACCCGGAGCAGACGCTGGTCTTTCCCGGATCTCTGGGTCTGGATGTAACCAAGAGGAGCCCCCTGAATGTCCCAGAACTCCTTCCAGACAGAAGAAGGGTAAAGACGGAGAGGCGACTCCCAAGCATCTAATGCCTCCCAACACCCCGGATATCCCCACCTGCAGTCCAGCCAGTGAGACTGGCAGTGAAAACAGCATAAACATGGCTGCTCACACACTCATGATTCTTTCCCGCGCTGCTATTGCCAGGACAGGCACTCCACTCAAGGACAGTTTGCGTCAGGAGGGAGTGGGAGAAAAGTTGCCCACAAGCTCAAAGAATTCCAAGAAACGCAAACCGTCATCTCCCACAAGCAGCCCGCCTCCAAAGAAAGACCGG GAAAAGAAGAAACTTGTTGATTGCTTTCCCCATGACTTGGATGTGGATAAGTTCTTGTCTTCACTTCACTATGATGAGTGA